A single region of the Pan troglodytes isolate AG18354 chromosome 18, NHGRI_mPanTro3-v2.0_pri, whole genome shotgun sequence genome encodes:
- the ATXN2L gene encoding ataxin-2-like protein isoform X31, which yields MLHFLTAVVGSTCDVKVKNGTTYEGIFKTLSSKFELAVDAVHRKASEPAGGPRREDIVDTMVFKPSDVMLVHFRNVDFNYATKDKFTDSAIAMSSKVNGEHKEKVLQRWEGGDSNSDDYDLESDMSNGWDPNEMFKFNEENYGVKTTYDSSLSSYTVPLEKDNSEEFRQRELRAAQLAREIESSPQYRLRIAMENDDGRTEEEKHSAVQRQGSGRESPSLASREGKYIPLPQRVREGPRGGVRCSSSRGGRPGLSSLPPRGPHHLDNSSPGPGSEARGINGGPSRMSPKAQRPLRGAKTLSSPSNRPSGETSVPPPPAVGRMYPPRSPKSAAPAPISASCPEPPIGSAVPTSSASIPVTSSVSDPGVGSISPASPKISLAPTDVKELSTKEPGRTLEPQELARIAGKVPGLQNEQKRFQLEELRKFGAQFKLQPSSSPENSLDPFPPRILKEEPKGKEKEVDGLLTSEPMGSPVSSKTESVSDKEDKPPLAPSGGTEGPEQPPPPCPSQTGSPPVGLIKGEDKDEGPVAEQVKKSTLNPNAKEFNPTKPLLSVNKSTSTPTSPGPRTHSTPSIPVLTAGQSGLYSPQYISYIPQIHMGPAVQAPQMYPYPVSNSVPGQQGKYRGAKGSLPPQRSDQHQPASAPPMMQAAAAAGPPLVAATPYSSYIPYNPQQFPGQPAMMQPMAHYPSQPVFAPMLQSNPRMLTSGSHPQAIVSSSTPQYPSAEQPTPQALYATVHQSYPHHATQLHAHQPQPATTPTGSQPQSQHAAPSPVQHQAGQAPHLGSGQPQQNLYHPGALTGTPPSLPPGPSAQSPQSSFPQPAAVYAIHHQQLPHGFTNMAHVTQAHVQTGITAAPPPHPGAPHPPQVMLLHPPQSHGGPPQGAVPQSGVPALSASTPSPYPYIGHPQALSDPDCLLT from the exons ATGCTGCATTTCCTTACAGCTGTTGTG GGCTCCACTTGTGATGTAAAGGTGAAAAATGGTACCACTTATGAGGGTATCTTCAAGACGCTAAGCTCAAAG TTTGAACTAGCCGTGGATGCTGTGCACCGGAAAGCATCTGAGCCAGCAGGTGGCCCTCGTCGGGAGGACATTGTGGACACCATGGTGTTTAAGCCAAGTGATGTCATGCTTGTTCACTTCCGAAATGTTGACTTCAACTACGCTACTAAAG ACAAGTTCACCGATTCAGCCATTGCCATGAGCTCGAAAGTGAATGGGGAACACAAAGAGAAGGTGCTTCAGCGCTGGGAGGGGGGTGACAGCAACAGCGACGACTATGACCTCGAGTCTGACATG tccAATGGATGGGACCCCAATGAAATGTTCAAGTTCAATGAGGAGAACTACGGTGTGAAGACTACCTATGATAGCAGTCTTTCTTCTTATAC GGTGCCCTTAGAAAAGGACAACTCAGAAGAGTTTCGTCAGCGAGAGCTGCGTGCGGCCCAGTTGGCTCGAGAGATTGAATCAAGCCCCCAGTACCGCCTACGGATCGCCATGGAGAACGACGATGGGCGCACTGAAGAGGAGAAGCACAGTGCAGTCCAGCGGCAGGGCTCAGGGCGGGAGAGCCCCAGCTTGGCATCCAG GGAGGGGAAGTATATCCCTCTGCCTCAACGAGTCCGGGAAGGTCCCCGGGGAGGAGTTCGATGCAGCAGCTCTCGGGGCGGTCGGCCTGGCCTTAGCTCTTTGCCACCTCGTGGCCCTCACCATCTGGACAACAGCAGCCCTGGCCCAGGTTCTGAGGCCCGTGGTATCAATGGAG gcCCTTCCCGCATGTCCCCAAAGGCACAGCGGCCTCTGAGAGGTGCCAAGACTCTGTCTTCGCCCAGTAATAGGCCTTCTGGAGAAActtctgttcctcctcctcctgcag TGGGCCGGATGTATCCCCCGCGTTCTCCCAAGTCTGCTGCCCCTGCCCCAATCTCAGCTTCCTGTCCAGAGCCTCCCATCGGCTCGGCAGTGCCAACCTCTTCAGCCTCCATCCCTGTGACCTCATCAGTCTCAGATCCTGGAGTGGGCTCCATTTCTCCAGCTTCTCCAAAGATCTCCCTGGCCCCCACAGATG TAAAAGAACTCTCTACCAAGGAACCTGGGAGAACTCTGGAGCCCCAGGAGCTGGCTCGGATAGCTGGGAAAG TCCCTGGTCTTCAGAATGAACAGAAACGATTCCAACTGGAAGAACTGAGAAAGTTTGGGGCCCAGTTTAAG CTTCAGCCCAGTAGCTCCCCTGAGAACAGCCTGGATCCTTTTCCTCCCCGGATCTTAAAGGAGGAGcccaaaggaaaggagaaggaggttgATGGTCTGTTGACTTCAGAGCCCATGGGGTCTCCCGTCTCCTCCAAGACAGAGTCCGTATCGGATAAGGAGGACAAACCACCTCTGGCACCATCAGGAGGCACTGAGGGGCCAGAGCAGCCCCCACCACCTTGTCCAAGCCAAACTGGCAGCCCCCCGGTGGGCCTCATCAAGGGAGAAGACAAAGATGAGGGCCCTGTTGCTGA ACAAGTAAAGAAATCAACGTTGAACCCTAATGCTAAGGAGTTCAATCCTACAAAGCCTCTGCTgtctgtg AATAAATCCACCAGTACCCCAACTTCTCCGGGACCCCGGACTCATTCAACTCCctccatcccggtgctgacagcaGGCCAGAGTGGGCTATACAGCCCCCAGTACATCTCCTACATACCTCAGATCCACATGGGACCAGCTGTGCAG GCACCTCAGATGTATCCATATCCTGTATCCAATTCAGTGCCTGGGCAGCAGGGCAAGTACCGGGGAGCAAAAG gCTCCCTTCCTCCGCAGCGCTCGGACCAACACCAGCCAGCCTCAGCCCCGCCGATGATGCAGGCCGCCGCGGCTGCTGGCCCGCCTCTGGTGGCTGCCACGCCCTATTCTTCCTACATCCCCTACAACCCTCAGCAGTTCCCAGGCCAGCCGGCCATGATGCAGCCCATGGCCCACTACCCCTCACAG CCGGTGTTTGCCCCCATGCTTCAGAGCAACCCACGCATGCTGACGTCGGGCAGCCATCCCCAGGCCATCGTGTCATCCTCTACCCCTCAGTACCCTTCTGCAGAGCAGCCTACCCCCCAAGCCCTTTATG CCACTGTTCACCAGTCCTACCCACACCATGCCACACAGCTCCATGCCCACCAGCCGCAGCCAGCTACCACGCCTACTGGAAGCCAGCCGCAGTCCCAGCATGCGGCCCCCAGTCCTGTCCAG CATCAGGCGGGGCAGGCCCCACACTTGGGCAGTGGACAGCCACAGCAGAATCTGTACCACCCAGGGGCCCTGACAGGCACGCCGCCCTCTCTGCCACCGGGACCTTCTGCCCAGTCCCCTCAGAGCAGCTTCCCCCAGCCAGCCGCTGTGTATGCCATCCACCACCAGCAGCTGCCCCACGGCTtcaccaacatggcccatgttACCCAG GCCCATGTCCAAACTGGAATCACAGCAGCCCCGCCCCCTCACCCTGGGGCTCCCCACCCgccccaggtgatgctgctgcaCCCACCCCAGAGTCATGGGGGGCCCCCCCAAGGCGCGGTGCCCCAGAGTGGGGTGCCTGCACTCTCAGCTTCCACACCCTCACCCTACCCCTACATCGGACACCCCCAAG CTCTCAGTGACCCCGACTGTCTCCTGACTTAG
- the ATXN2L gene encoding ataxin-2-like protein isoform X27, producing MLHFLTAVVGSTCDVKVKNGTTYEGIFKTLSSKFELAVDAVHRKASEPAGGPRREDIVDTMVFKPSDVMLVHFRNVDFNYATKDKFTDSAIAMSSKVNGEHKEKVLQRWEGGDSNSDDYDLESDMSNGWDPNEMFKFNEENYGVKTTYDSSLSSYTVPLEKDNSEEFRQRELRAAQLAREIESSPQYRLRIAMENDDGRTEEEKHSAVQRQGSGRESPSLASREGKYIPLPQRVREGPRGGVRCSSSRGGRPGLSSLPPRGPHHLDNSSPGPGSEARGINGGPSRMSPKAQRPLRGAKTLSSPSNRPSGETSVPPPPAVGRMYPPRSPKSAAPAPISASCPEPPIGSAVPTSSASIPVTSSVSDPGVGSISPASPKISLAPTDVKELSTKEPGRTLEPQELARIAGKVPGLQNEQKRFQLEELRKFGAQFKLQPSSSPENSLDPFPPRILKEEPKGKEKEVDGLLTSEPMGSPVSSKTESVSDKEDKPPLAPSGGTEGPEQPPPPCPSQTGSPPVGLIKGEDKDEGPVAEQVKKSTLNPNAKEFNPTKPLLSVNKSTSTPTSPGPRTHSTPSIPVLTAGQSGLYSPQYISYIPQIHMGPAVQAPQMYPYPVSNSVPGQQGKYRGAKGSLPPQRSDQHQPASAPPMMQAAAAAGPPLVAATPYSSYIPYNPQQFPGQPAMMQPMAHYPSQPVFAPMLQSNPRMLTSGSHPQAIVSSSTPQYPSAEQPTPQALYATVHQSYPHHATQLHAHQPQPATTPTGSQPQSQHAAPSPVQHQAGQAPHLGSGQPQQNLYHPGALTGTPPSLPPGPSAQSPQSSFPQPAAVYAIHHQQLPHGFTNMAHVTQAHVQTGITAAPPPHPGAPHPPQVMLLHPPQSHGGPPQGAVPQSGVPALSASTPSPYPYIGHPQVCRVGRSHSRRRQGLAPGSVLCFPPSSLSCDPAAPLPTASPALSDPDCLLT from the exons ATGCTGCATTTCCTTACAGCTGTTGTG GGCTCCACTTGTGATGTAAAGGTGAAAAATGGTACCACTTATGAGGGTATCTTCAAGACGCTAAGCTCAAAG TTTGAACTAGCCGTGGATGCTGTGCACCGGAAAGCATCTGAGCCAGCAGGTGGCCCTCGTCGGGAGGACATTGTGGACACCATGGTGTTTAAGCCAAGTGATGTCATGCTTGTTCACTTCCGAAATGTTGACTTCAACTACGCTACTAAAG ACAAGTTCACCGATTCAGCCATTGCCATGAGCTCGAAAGTGAATGGGGAACACAAAGAGAAGGTGCTTCAGCGCTGGGAGGGGGGTGACAGCAACAGCGACGACTATGACCTCGAGTCTGACATG tccAATGGATGGGACCCCAATGAAATGTTCAAGTTCAATGAGGAGAACTACGGTGTGAAGACTACCTATGATAGCAGTCTTTCTTCTTATAC GGTGCCCTTAGAAAAGGACAACTCAGAAGAGTTTCGTCAGCGAGAGCTGCGTGCGGCCCAGTTGGCTCGAGAGATTGAATCAAGCCCCCAGTACCGCCTACGGATCGCCATGGAGAACGACGATGGGCGCACTGAAGAGGAGAAGCACAGTGCAGTCCAGCGGCAGGGCTCAGGGCGGGAGAGCCCCAGCTTGGCATCCAG GGAGGGGAAGTATATCCCTCTGCCTCAACGAGTCCGGGAAGGTCCCCGGGGAGGAGTTCGATGCAGCAGCTCTCGGGGCGGTCGGCCTGGCCTTAGCTCTTTGCCACCTCGTGGCCCTCACCATCTGGACAACAGCAGCCCTGGCCCAGGTTCTGAGGCCCGTGGTATCAATGGAG gcCCTTCCCGCATGTCCCCAAAGGCACAGCGGCCTCTGAGAGGTGCCAAGACTCTGTCTTCGCCCAGTAATAGGCCTTCTGGAGAAActtctgttcctcctcctcctgcag TGGGCCGGATGTATCCCCCGCGTTCTCCCAAGTCTGCTGCCCCTGCCCCAATCTCAGCTTCCTGTCCAGAGCCTCCCATCGGCTCGGCAGTGCCAACCTCTTCAGCCTCCATCCCTGTGACCTCATCAGTCTCAGATCCTGGAGTGGGCTCCATTTCTCCAGCTTCTCCAAAGATCTCCCTGGCCCCCACAGATG TAAAAGAACTCTCTACCAAGGAACCTGGGAGAACTCTGGAGCCCCAGGAGCTGGCTCGGATAGCTGGGAAAG TCCCTGGTCTTCAGAATGAACAGAAACGATTCCAACTGGAAGAACTGAGAAAGTTTGGGGCCCAGTTTAAG CTTCAGCCCAGTAGCTCCCCTGAGAACAGCCTGGATCCTTTTCCTCCCCGGATCTTAAAGGAGGAGcccaaaggaaaggagaaggaggttgATGGTCTGTTGACTTCAGAGCCCATGGGGTCTCCCGTCTCCTCCAAGACAGAGTCCGTATCGGATAAGGAGGACAAACCACCTCTGGCACCATCAGGAGGCACTGAGGGGCCAGAGCAGCCCCCACCACCTTGTCCAAGCCAAACTGGCAGCCCCCCGGTGGGCCTCATCAAGGGAGAAGACAAAGATGAGGGCCCTGTTGCTGA ACAAGTAAAGAAATCAACGTTGAACCCTAATGCTAAGGAGTTCAATCCTACAAAGCCTCTGCTgtctgtg AATAAATCCACCAGTACCCCAACTTCTCCGGGACCCCGGACTCATTCAACTCCctccatcccggtgctgacagcaGGCCAGAGTGGGCTATACAGCCCCCAGTACATCTCCTACATACCTCAGATCCACATGGGACCAGCTGTGCAG GCACCTCAGATGTATCCATATCCTGTATCCAATTCAGTGCCTGGGCAGCAGGGCAAGTACCGGGGAGCAAAAG gCTCCCTTCCTCCGCAGCGCTCGGACCAACACCAGCCAGCCTCAGCCCCGCCGATGATGCAGGCCGCCGCGGCTGCTGGCCCGCCTCTGGTGGCTGCCACGCCCTATTCTTCCTACATCCCCTACAACCCTCAGCAGTTCCCAGGCCAGCCGGCCATGATGCAGCCCATGGCCCACTACCCCTCACAG CCGGTGTTTGCCCCCATGCTTCAGAGCAACCCACGCATGCTGACGTCGGGCAGCCATCCCCAGGCCATCGTGTCATCCTCTACCCCTCAGTACCCTTCTGCAGAGCAGCCTACCCCCCAAGCCCTTTATG CCACTGTTCACCAGTCCTACCCACACCATGCCACACAGCTCCATGCCCACCAGCCGCAGCCAGCTACCACGCCTACTGGAAGCCAGCCGCAGTCCCAGCATGCGGCCCCCAGTCCTGTCCAG CATCAGGCGGGGCAGGCCCCACACTTGGGCAGTGGACAGCCACAGCAGAATCTGTACCACCCAGGGGCCCTGACAGGCACGCCGCCCTCTCTGCCACCGGGACCTTCTGCCCAGTCCCCTCAGAGCAGCTTCCCCCAGCCAGCCGCTGTGTATGCCATCCACCACCAGCAGCTGCCCCACGGCTtcaccaacatggcccatgttACCCAG GCCCATGTCCAAACTGGAATCACAGCAGCCCCGCCCCCTCACCCTGGGGCTCCCCACCCgccccaggtgatgctgctgcaCCCACCCCAGAGTCATGGGGGGCCCCCCCAAGGCGCGGTGCCCCAGAGTGGGGTGCCTGCACTCTCAGCTTCCACACCCTCACCCTACCCCTACATCGGACACCCCCAAG TATGTAGGGTGGGCAGAAGCCACAGTCGCCGCCGCCAGGGGCTTGCTCCTGGCTCTGTCCTTTGCTTCCCTCCGTCCTCGCTCAGTTGTGATCCAGCAGCccccctccccactgcctcccCAGCTCTCAGTGACCCCGACTGTCTCCTGACTTAG
- the ATXN2L gene encoding ataxin-2-like protein isoform X26: MLHFLTAVVGSTCDVKVKNGTTYEGIFKTLSSKFELAVDAVHRKASEPAGGPRREDIVDTMVFKPSDVMLVHFRNVDFNYATKDKFTDSAIAMSSKVNGEHKEKVLQRWEGGDSNSDDYDLESDMSNGWDPNEMFKFNEENYGVKTTYDSSLSSYTVPLEKDNSEEFRQRELRAAQLAREIESSPQYRLRIAMENDDGRTEEEKHSAVQRQGSGRESPSLASREGKYIPLPQRVREGPRGGVRCSSSRGGRPGLSSLPPRGPHHLDNSSPGPGSEARGINGGPSRMSPKAQRPLRGAKTLSSPSNRPSGETSVPPPPAAPPFLPVGRMYPPRSPKSAAPAPISASCPEPPIGSAVPTSSASIPVTSSVSDPGVGSISPASPKISLAPTDVKELSTKEPGRTLEPQELARIAGKVPGLQNEQKRFQLEELRKFGAQFKLQPSSSPENSLDPFPPRILKEEPKGKEKEVDGLLTSEPMGSPVSSKTESVSDKEDKPPLAPSGGTEGPEQPPPPCPSQTGSPPVGLIKGEDKDEGPVAEQVKKSTLNPNAKEFNPTKPLLSVNKSTSTPTSPGPRTHSTPSIPVLTAGQSGLYSPQYISYIPQIHMGPAVQAPQMYPYPVSNSVPGQQGKYRGAKGSLPPQRSDQHQPASAPPMMQAAAAAGPPLVAATPYSSYIPYNPQQFPGQPAMMQPMAHYPSQPVFAPMLQSNPRMLTSGSHPQAIVSSSTPQYPSAEQPTPQALYATVHQSYPHHATQLHAHQPQPATTPTGSQPQSQHAAPSPVQHQAGQAPHLGSGQPQQNLYHPGALTGTPPSLPPGPSAQSPQSSFPQPAAVYAIHHQQLPHGFTNMAHVTQAHVQTGITAAPPPHPGAPHPPQVMLLHPPQSHGGPPQGAVPQSGVPALSASTPSPYPYIGHPQVCRVGRSHSRRRQGLAPGSVLCFPPSSLSCDPAAPLPTASPALSDPDCLLT, translated from the exons ATGCTGCATTTCCTTACAGCTGTTGTG GGCTCCACTTGTGATGTAAAGGTGAAAAATGGTACCACTTATGAGGGTATCTTCAAGACGCTAAGCTCAAAG TTTGAACTAGCCGTGGATGCTGTGCACCGGAAAGCATCTGAGCCAGCAGGTGGCCCTCGTCGGGAGGACATTGTGGACACCATGGTGTTTAAGCCAAGTGATGTCATGCTTGTTCACTTCCGAAATGTTGACTTCAACTACGCTACTAAAG ACAAGTTCACCGATTCAGCCATTGCCATGAGCTCGAAAGTGAATGGGGAACACAAAGAGAAGGTGCTTCAGCGCTGGGAGGGGGGTGACAGCAACAGCGACGACTATGACCTCGAGTCTGACATG tccAATGGATGGGACCCCAATGAAATGTTCAAGTTCAATGAGGAGAACTACGGTGTGAAGACTACCTATGATAGCAGTCTTTCTTCTTATAC GGTGCCCTTAGAAAAGGACAACTCAGAAGAGTTTCGTCAGCGAGAGCTGCGTGCGGCCCAGTTGGCTCGAGAGATTGAATCAAGCCCCCAGTACCGCCTACGGATCGCCATGGAGAACGACGATGGGCGCACTGAAGAGGAGAAGCACAGTGCAGTCCAGCGGCAGGGCTCAGGGCGGGAGAGCCCCAGCTTGGCATCCAG GGAGGGGAAGTATATCCCTCTGCCTCAACGAGTCCGGGAAGGTCCCCGGGGAGGAGTTCGATGCAGCAGCTCTCGGGGCGGTCGGCCTGGCCTTAGCTCTTTGCCACCTCGTGGCCCTCACCATCTGGACAACAGCAGCCCTGGCCCAGGTTCTGAGGCCCGTGGTATCAATGGAG gcCCTTCCCGCATGTCCCCAAAGGCACAGCGGCCTCTGAGAGGTGCCAAGACTCTGTCTTCGCCCAGTAATAGGCCTTCTGGAGAAActtctgttcctcctcctcctgcag CTCCCCCTTTTCTTCCAGTGGGCCGGATGTATCCCCCGCGTTCTCCCAAGTCTGCTGCCCCTGCCCCAATCTCAGCTTCCTGTCCAGAGCCTCCCATCGGCTCGGCAGTGCCAACCTCTTCAGCCTCCATCCCTGTGACCTCATCAGTCTCAGATCCTGGAGTGGGCTCCATTTCTCCAGCTTCTCCAAAGATCTCCCTGGCCCCCACAGATG TAAAAGAACTCTCTACCAAGGAACCTGGGAGAACTCTGGAGCCCCAGGAGCTGGCTCGGATAGCTGGGAAAG TCCCTGGTCTTCAGAATGAACAGAAACGATTCCAACTGGAAGAACTGAGAAAGTTTGGGGCCCAGTTTAAG CTTCAGCCCAGTAGCTCCCCTGAGAACAGCCTGGATCCTTTTCCTCCCCGGATCTTAAAGGAGGAGcccaaaggaaaggagaaggaggttgATGGTCTGTTGACTTCAGAGCCCATGGGGTCTCCCGTCTCCTCCAAGACAGAGTCCGTATCGGATAAGGAGGACAAACCACCTCTGGCACCATCAGGAGGCACTGAGGGGCCAGAGCAGCCCCCACCACCTTGTCCAAGCCAAACTGGCAGCCCCCCGGTGGGCCTCATCAAGGGAGAAGACAAAGATGAGGGCCCTGTTGCTGA ACAAGTAAAGAAATCAACGTTGAACCCTAATGCTAAGGAGTTCAATCCTACAAAGCCTCTGCTgtctgtg AATAAATCCACCAGTACCCCAACTTCTCCGGGACCCCGGACTCATTCAACTCCctccatcccggtgctgacagcaGGCCAGAGTGGGCTATACAGCCCCCAGTACATCTCCTACATACCTCAGATCCACATGGGACCAGCTGTGCAG GCACCTCAGATGTATCCATATCCTGTATCCAATTCAGTGCCTGGGCAGCAGGGCAAGTACCGGGGAGCAAAAG gCTCCCTTCCTCCGCAGCGCTCGGACCAACACCAGCCAGCCTCAGCCCCGCCGATGATGCAGGCCGCCGCGGCTGCTGGCCCGCCTCTGGTGGCTGCCACGCCCTATTCTTCCTACATCCCCTACAACCCTCAGCAGTTCCCAGGCCAGCCGGCCATGATGCAGCCCATGGCCCACTACCCCTCACAG CCGGTGTTTGCCCCCATGCTTCAGAGCAACCCACGCATGCTGACGTCGGGCAGCCATCCCCAGGCCATCGTGTCATCCTCTACCCCTCAGTACCCTTCTGCAGAGCAGCCTACCCCCCAAGCCCTTTATG CCACTGTTCACCAGTCCTACCCACACCATGCCACACAGCTCCATGCCCACCAGCCGCAGCCAGCTACCACGCCTACTGGAAGCCAGCCGCAGTCCCAGCATGCGGCCCCCAGTCCTGTCCAG CATCAGGCGGGGCAGGCCCCACACTTGGGCAGTGGACAGCCACAGCAGAATCTGTACCACCCAGGGGCCCTGACAGGCACGCCGCCCTCTCTGCCACCGGGACCTTCTGCCCAGTCCCCTCAGAGCAGCTTCCCCCAGCCAGCCGCTGTGTATGCCATCCACCACCAGCAGCTGCCCCACGGCTtcaccaacatggcccatgttACCCAG GCCCATGTCCAAACTGGAATCACAGCAGCCCCGCCCCCTCACCCTGGGGCTCCCCACCCgccccaggtgatgctgctgcaCCCACCCCAGAGTCATGGGGGGCCCCCCCAAGGCGCGGTGCCCCAGAGTGGGGTGCCTGCACTCTCAGCTTCCACACCCTCACCCTACCCCTACATCGGACACCCCCAAG TATGTAGGGTGGGCAGAAGCCACAGTCGCCGCCGCCAGGGGCTTGCTCCTGGCTCTGTCCTTTGCTTCCCTCCGTCCTCGCTCAGTTGTGATCCAGCAGCccccctccccactgcctcccCAGCTCTCAGTGACCCCGACTGTCTCCTGACTTAG